TCAGTTTTTCGCTCATGCAGTCAACTCCGTTTTTTCAGGTCAATCACACATTCATACATGTTCAGCACACAGGGGCAAAGCAGGCTGTAGAAAACCTGGTTGTTGTGTTTGCGGCTGCTGATGATCCCGGCGTTCCGGAGCACGGAGAGGTGTTTGGAAACCGTGGACATATCCGCGCAGATCAGTTCCTGCAGTTCGCAGACGCAGTGTTCCTGCTGGTTCAGCCGGTCCAGGATGAAGAGCCGGGTGGGATGGGCCAGGGCTTTCATGATGGTGGCCATCTCGGTATATTTGGCGTCAGTGGGAGACATTTTTCTTCCTCAATGGTGTTCATTGTTGCCTATTTTGCCAAACAGCCAAATACGGTCAAGGCTTTTTTTGCTTAAGCAGAAAAAGCTTGACAGCGGCGGACAGATGGGGTATAAACCCTCACTGAAAACTTCAAATCCAATCACCAAAACTTCAAATTGGGGAAATCCGGTCATAATAGGGGTATTCGGGGCTGGTTGTTTTTATCACCATTTCTTCAAATACCATCACCGTTTCTTCAAATCTGATCACTGAAAACTTCAAGCTTTTATCATACTTTCTTCAAATCACCATCACCATTTCTTCAAACGATTGACAGAGG
This sequence is a window from Candidatus Cloacimonadota bacterium. Protein-coding genes within it:
- a CDS encoding metalloregulator ArsR/SmtB family transcription factor, yielding MSPTDAKYTEMATIMKALAHPTRLFILDRLNQQEHCVCELQELICADMSTVSKHLSVLRNAGIISSRKHNNQVFYSLLCPCVLNMYECVIDLKKRS